The Rubripirellula reticaptiva DNA window CCTGCTAAGCCCTTTCCATCGGCAATGAAATCTAAAAATGCATTGAGTTGGGATGGCTTGGGAAATTGCATGCCCGTCGTGTTGTTCAAAATGATGCAGTCATACTGCTTCAGATTTTCAGTCGTGAACACGTCATAGCTGTCCGCGATATCGGCACTGTAGGCATCGGTCTTGGCACCCATCTGTTCGACCGCATAGTTGGCTGAAGGAATCGAACCGTGCACGAACCCCTCACAGCGATAGAACACCAACGCTTTTCTCGGTTTGGTTGGTTTGACAGTCGCTTCAATAGGGATGGCAGCGATGATTGCGTCCTTCGCGTTCTGCGATACGTCAAATTTGGCTTTTCGCTGTTCCCAGGTCGGTTTCTGTTTCGGCTTGTCCTGCGCGGTGACGACCGCGGCTGTGAAAATAAAAACGAGAGCTATGGCGGCAGGTCGAATCATGTCTCTTGGTTTCCAATAGTTGGATGGTGAAATGGACAAGGCATTCGTTCTTTCGTGTCCTGACGAGCGTGCCTCGTCGCGAAGGCGGCGTCAGCCGTGGGGGGACAGAGATTATCCGCTAATCGCGAGTCCCAAGCTAGCGCTCGATGTACTCGATCTTAAAAAGCGGCTTCGGCGGATGAGTATTCGAGATCTTTGATCTCTTGACTTGATTTAGCGCAACCCATTGGGCAAATTGGCTATTCCTCTGTTGCCACAGAATACCCACCGAACGACTCGAATTGCCGTAGCATGCTCCAACGCTCGATTGCCTTCGCTTTAGTCCTCTTCCTCCCTTGTTTGTCGCTTACCAAAGCTCAATCGCAGAGTTCGAAAGCTCCGCCGCTAACTCCCGAGCAGTCGATTGCCACAATGCAGATCCAGCCCGGATATCGCGTTATCCCGGTGCTGACCGAGCCACAGATTCACGAACCGACGGCGATTGCGTGGGATGGCGATGGTCGGATGTACGTTGTGGAAATGCGAACATACATGCAAGACATCGACGGCACGGGGGAAATGAAGCGAGGGAGTCGTGTGTCACGTCACGAGGACACCGACGGAGATGGCGAGTACGACAAGCACACGGTCTTCGCCGACAATTTGTTGGTGCCGCGAATGGTGTTGCCGCTGTTGGATCGAGTCATCATTGGCGAAACCAACACGTTGGACTTGAAGAGCTACCAAGACACCAACGACGACGGTGTCGCGGACAAAATTGAAATGTGGCACGAGTTGGGGCCACGAGCCGGAAACATGGAGCATCAACCCAGTGGTCTGATCTGGAACATCGACAACTGGATCTACACGACCTATTCACAGCACCGGCTTCGTCTTTCGAACGGAAAAGTCATTCAAGAACCGCTTCCGTACGGTGCCGGTCAGTGGGGTCTGACTCAAGACAACGTCGGCCGAATGTTCTTCTCAACGGCGGGAGGCGAAAACCCGGCACACAATTTTCAGCAACCGATCGTTTACGGCAAGTTGGATCTGCCGGGCGAACAGGCCGATGGGTTTCGCGAAGTTTATCCGATCGACAACGTGCCCGATGTCCAAGGCGGTCTGAAGCGAGTGCGTGACGACGGTTCGCTGAATTGGTTTACCGGTTGTTGCGGTCAATCGATCTATCGAGGCAACCGATTACCTCCTGATGTCGATGGTGATCTGTTCATTTGCGAACCTGTAGGTCGACTGATCCGACGGGCAAAAGTTGCCAACGACGAAGGGCGGATCGTAGTTTCTAATGCGTATGACAAGCAAGAGTTCATCGCGGCGACCGATCCCAATTTTCGTCCGGTCAACAGTGCCACCGGGCCTGACGGTTGTCTGTACATCGTCGATATGTACCGCGGCATCATTCAAGAAGGCGCCTGGGTTCGCGAAGGCTCGTATCTTCGTGAAGTCGTTCAGGAATACGAGCTAGATAAAAATATCGGCCGAGGTCGAATTTTTCGCGTCGATCAGGGGTCGACCAAGCGAGGGTCACAACCCCGAATGCTTGACGAGACTCCGGTGCAATTGGTTGCTCATCTATCAAATCCGAACGGATGGTGGCGCGACGAGGCACAGAAGTTGATCATTTTGCATGGTGACAAGAGCGTCTTGCCTGAACTGCAACACCTAGCCCGATCGGGAAGTGATCCGCTCGGGCGTCTGCATGCCCTGTGGACACTCGAAGGACTGGACGCAGCCGATTCTGAATTGCTGTTGCAAGGATTCGGGGACAGTGACGCTCGCGTCCGCGCCGCCGCCGTGCGTATCGCCGAGACACGACTGGATTCGGATTCTCAGCTCGCCCGAGGCGTCGCCGCACTGGTACGTGACGAATCACCCGATGTCGTGATCCAGACACTGCTGTCCGCGATCCGAGGAAAGCACGCGCAAGCGGATAGAATCGTTGCGGAAATCTTGTCATCTCACCCAAGTAACAAGTGGATTGCTTCGATTGAGCAACAGGTGCGAGCCGGTATGGCGGCAATCGAAGCCGAACAACGAAAACACGCTGAAATGGCAGAACGCAACAAGGCACTGGCCGAGTCGGTGGTTCAGGGCAAAGCGATTTTTTCGACACTCTGCGTCACTTGTCACGGCGCCGATGGAAATGTCAAGAAACCGCCGGCGTATTCAAGAGAGATATCTGCGGTCGAGATCGTTCTAATTTCGGGAAGAGAGTTGCTCGATGCAAATTCTGGATTGGTTCGCGGGCGACTAGTAACGTTTTGTGGGTCATGGAAGAAATTTGTCGCTCCACCTGGACGAGCCATTTTCGTTCCGAACTTGAATCGGGGCTGCTCTACCGCGAAGTCCTTCGAGAGGCGGCATCATCTTGAAGACGCCACGCTCGCGGACAAAGCACGTGAACCAGAAAAGCCTTTCCGAACCGGGATTTCGCAATATTGATCGAACAAGCGGCTTCGTCGCTCGCCTTCATGAGTGTCCCTCTACGGATACGCCAGAAGAACATTGCCAAATCAATTTTCTTCATCTTTGAAGGTGTTTTGCGTGGTGAAACGACTAATCGATCGGAACCATCGGTGTTTGCCTGACCCGCTACGGCAGGGATCTTTGAATCATGCTCGTATCGAAAGAAAGTTCGTTGCGATACAGTCGGGGATCTCATCGCAAACAGTTGTCCGAGGAAATCATGGCAAAAGACGATCAAGAAGCCCCGAAAAACGAAGAACGCGTGTCGGCGTCAGACCACACGCAAAAAATCAAGGCGCAGATTCTCGAGAAGACCGGCCAACCGCCGCGACTGCATCACGTGGAAGTGTGCCAGCACCACAATGGGAACTATCGGGTTAACGTTTGGGAGAAACTGGTGCCCTCGGGCAATACGAGTTTTTCGACAGAAATCCACATTGGGTCATCGTACTATTTGAAGGTCTCGGATTCTGGCGAGATCGTCCACAGCAACCCGCCGCTAACTCTGCGTTGTTTCTCGGCGTAAACTGCGCACCCAAGACCTCAAAATTTAGCTCCGGCAATCTTTCAGTCGCGCCTGGTCGTATGAGTAAATTTCGACAGAGAGCTCGGGGCGATTTGACACCCCGTCGCAGGTTCTTGCGGCGTCGAGCGACGCCGAGAAACATCGGGTTGTCTGGTTGTCGAGGCGGGGGGCGTGTCGCGGAACACAAGCGGAACCACGATTGATTCGAATTTTCGTTTGTTTCGTTTCTCACACCATTGACCCCGGATCGCAAGGACGGCTGGTGCCATCTCAATGATCGATAGTACATTCGCCTTGCTGCTTAGCTACTAAAGTGCCTTCGAGTTGACGCATGTCTAGCAACCTTACCGAGAAGCCCGCCGACCACGCTACGAAATCAACGGCAGAGATTACTGTTCGCGTCGTTGTTTTGGGTTTGATCCTATCCGTCGTGATGGGAGCCGCCAACGTTTACGTCGGGCTCAAAGCCGGGATGACCGTTTCGGCATCGATCCCAGCAGCGGTCATGGCGATGCTGTTGTTTCGGTTGTTCTTCAAAAACTCGTCGATCCTTGAAGCAAACCAAGTCCAAACCTGTGCTTCGGCGGGCGAGTCTTTGGCAGCCGGGATTATCTTTACGATGCCGGCGATGATCCTGATCGGGTATTGGACCGAGTTCGATTATTGGACCGTCACGCTTGTCGCATTCACCGGTGGCCTGTTGGGAATCTTGTTCATGATTCCTATGCGGAAAGTATTCGTGGTCAACAACGATGAACTGAAATATCCCGAAGCGGTTGCCTGTGCCACGGTGCTCCAGGCCGGAGAAGCGGACGAAGAAGATGGAGCCGGAACCAGTCTGATTGTCGGTGGCGTGTTGGGTGGCTTGGTAAAAGTTTTTGGCGGCTTCCTAGGACTCATTAGCGGCAGTTTGGAAACGGCGGGCATTTCAGGTTCCAGGATTTTCTATTTCGGTGGCGACCTTTCACCCATGCTGATCGCCGTTGGATTCATCGTCCGGCTAAACGTGGCGATCTTGATCTTTATCGGTGGCGCGATGGCTTGGTTGATCGGCATTCCGCTGCTGGGCGGCGCGTTGACCGGAGATGGCGCCGACGGAGCGGTCGACCAAGCGTATGGCATTTGGAGTAGTCAGATGCGTTATGTTGGTGTCGGAGCCATGGTTGTCGGCGGTTTTAGTGCGCTGATCGCCGTGCGACACGGATTGGTGGCTGCTGTCGCCCACCTATGGAATGGCATGACTGGCGATCAAGACGCGGTGCAAGAAGACATAGATCGCGACATTCCCTCGTGGGCCGTTTTGCTTCTAGGTTTACTCTGCGTGGCTTTGCTTGCGATGATGAACTACTGGTTCACCAACAACGCAGGGATCACGCTGCTATCGACCACTGTGATGTTGGTCATGGGATTCTTCTTCACGGCGGTCGCCAGCTATATCGTTGGATTGGTCGGCAATTCAAACAGTCCCGTCTCCGGTATGACAATCACGGCGGTACTAGTCGCTGGTGGGCTGTTGTACTTGGCCAACTATACAGGCATGGACGGCATGGTTGCGACGCTTGGTATTGCGGCGATCGTATGCTGCGTCGCATGCACCAGTGGTGACGTTTGCAATGATTTGAAAACCGGGGCATTGGTGGGTGCTTCACCTTTTCGCCAGCAGATGATGCAGATTGCCGGAGTATCCGTTGCGGCATTTGTTATGGCGCCAGTTTTGACCTTGCTTCACGAACACGGCGGCGGAATCGGTAGCAAAGAACTGTCGGCTCCCCAGGCTGGCTTGTTCGCGAGCCTAGCCAAAGGTTTTGCCGGCGAAGGAGAACTTCCCTGGATGATGATCGGAATTGGCGCCGGATTGGGATTTGCAATTCTGTTAATCGATGAAGTCTTGAAACGCAGCGGAGCGACATTTCGAGCTCACTTGATGCCGATCGCAGTCGGCATGTATCTGCCATTCGGATTGGCGACGCCCATTTTGATCGGCGGCTTGATTGCCTATTTCTACTCCAAAGACAAACCCGAGAAAGAGCACGATGCGGTGTTGCATCGCGGCGTCTTGTTTTCATCCGGAGTCATTGCGGGCGAAGCCTTAACGGCGGTCGGCATCGCCGGGTTGGCGGCTCTCGGAATTCAATCGCTCAAACTTGGACTTTCACCTGGCATGGTGACGATGCTCTCTTGCCTAGCAGCAGTACTGATCGTGATCGTCTTCGTCGTCATGTCAAAACCGATCCCGCAAAACAAGAAATAGAGCTCTTGTCGCGAAACCAACGGGGCACAACGCAGTCGACCATCAAGTTAAGCCGCCTGTACCACCATTGCGCAATCGGTTTCCAATGTGCTTTAACTGGATTCGCCAATGCCGAGCGGATCGACACCGACGAGCGGATCTTCCGCGAAGGCGAAACAATCTACGGGAGCAAAGAGGCTGGGTTTGCCACTCCAACCACGACCGAGCCCTCCCTAGATCTCATTGCCCGCTGACCACAGCGGTCCGACAGACTCGCGGACAACCACGAGCGGCAGCATCCGATATCGCAACGTTAACAACAAAAGAAGAATCTAGACTTCATGTGGTTTCTTCTACGCCTGAACCCGTGCCACTGAGATTGCATTTGCGAGTTCGGATAGATGATCTTCCGAGCGGACTACGATCGTGAACGATATTTCATCGAACTTTGGATTATCCGCGAGTGGCGCGACTGCGGTTCCGAAGTCAGCGATTGCCATCGGGCCGTAGCCGGTGGCTAGTGTCGGCGTCGAGATTGTTTTCGCTCCTGCCCTGATGGCAAGGTCCAGTGCCGAAACAACGGTTTTGCGGACCAACTCGATGGACGAATCGTAGAAAGGGTCGATCGCAACAGCATGCAGAATGCAATCGAACGGAAGGTTTCCAGCTCGACTACGGACGACTGTTCCAGCCGGCACGGCAGAGATCGCATGGCTCTTCAGATAGGCGTGCAATTCATCTTGAATCGTCGGCCCAACCGCCGAAAGGATCGCTCCGTTGACGCCGCCCGAAAGATTCAACCACGGATTCGCGGTAGAGATCAACACATCAGCGGCAACTTTTAGAACATCGCCGACTTGTATGTTGATTTTCATTGGAACGGAACCGGTTGATTCAGTCTTTCTGAAACTACACGATGAGAATTTGCCGTTCGAAGCTTACGCTCGCGAGGCCGTCCCTCATTATATCAAGAACGGCGCCGCTTGACCCGATGCAGATGCCATCACCGATCGACGGTGACGCGACCGAATTGAAAACTGTTTGGAAACGGGTGGTGTTGCGGACGCAGCAATTGCGAATTACCCCGTGGCGTGTACGCCCGCAAATTCATCGTTGCTGATTCGAGTGTCTGCCTGCGCGTGGGCCAGTTTGGCGGCTTGCGATTCGATCCAAACTTGCAAGTCGTCGTGGATAATCATCTTTACGTCACCCACACCACGCAGCGTGTACTGGACCGTCTTTCCGATTAGGTACCAACGCGTCGGCTCGATGTGGCAGTCTCCATAGGGAATCAGTAGCGGCGGGTGAAAAATCGAAAAGGGAGACATCAGTTGCAGCGAAATACCCTCTCTCGTCACGCCGACCGTCGCGATTCCTTTGTATGAGTTCCAACCGATATCGCCGGCTACCAAAATCACCGTCTGCATTGTCCGCTCGGCTACACTGCCGGTTGCATCGACAGCGTGATACTGTCGGGCCAAGCGGGTCCACCGCCGAGCGTTGAGTTTCCACATCATGCACATTAAACCAAGAGGAAAACTGGAGCCCACCAGAATATACAAGAAGCTTCCGATCATATTTGTTCCTTTTTTGCGTTTTCTTGATCATGCCTCTGCAGCTTATCGGCTACTTGGCGAAGGTTCCGCTCAACAGACTGAGGCGATTGATTTGGGAATATTGGTAGGTCCTCGATCGAGACACCCATCCTGGCAAGCACGAATCGCCACTGATCGGCATCGCCGGCGTTGTTCATGATTGGCGATGGTCGACGTAGGAACAGTTCTTGGATCCGTGGTACCGCGGCCGATGCCTGCGGACCCAAGCGAATGAGTGCTTCGCGAATGCCTTCGATCAATACGCGTCGATCACGCCAATGCGGGATCGCCACCGTGCTATCGAGCATCGCATCGAGCTTTGGCATCGCGTGCTTTGGGCCAAGGTCAGCCAAAGTCGCGATCAGCGGTGCCGCCTGTTGATAGATCTCAGGCGAGTCGAAGATCTCGAGATACTCTTCATCTAGATTGGCAAACGTACCGTGCGGAAAACTTGCCAGTCGCTCGGCCAACCAATGACGCAGATTTGCCGAGGTGTGATCCATGGCGATTCGATCGACGAAGGCATCTCTCATCACGACGGGTGTCTTGTTCTTGGAAAAGACATTTTTGATTTGTGTATCAATGTCTCGGACTCGATCGTCGGCCATGATCCGCGCGATCAGTGCATGATCCCGCGGCTTGGTGTCAAAGAAAAACAAGCCAAGGTAGCGACGCGATAGGTCGAGCTGGGCGGTCGTCGCCATCGGGTCATCGAGTGCTTGCACAGTTTGGTCCCGTAGGACTTCGAGCGCCTTTGTATCACACGATGGAACGATGTAGTTGATCGTTTGCAGTAGCGCGGATTCCGGCTTGAGCGACCGCTCACCTGACTCTATGAGTTGACGCCCGACATGAAAGGACGCCGAAACGGGGCCACCGGACATGTTGGCTTGGAATCCAAAGTGGAACATGCGAGCGGGCACTGCCTGCTTTCGATAGCTTTTGCGAAAGCGCACTTCGCCACCGGAGTCAAAAATCGTGATCCGACGATGGGTGTAGGTTCGGCGATTTGATGGGTTATCAATGCGGATGATCCAATCGACCGCCTCGGCTTCGATCGCTTTGACTTCTCGAAGTCGCTCTTGTCCGGCCAATCGAACCGTCCAATTCGCCTCCACCGCCTTGGTCGCCGTGAGTAACTTCTTACCACGATTCGCTTGAACCAACGGTGGATACTCGCGGACGATCTGGCCTGGCTCATACGGAAAGATGCCAGGGGTGGGGTCTGTTTTCGCAGAAATCAAGGCATAGGTGGCGGATAGCTGAGTATCCGACGGCTTGCCTCGTCCGGCTGTCACCGTGGTAAGACTAGCCACATCGGGCAAGTCGAGCACGGCGAGAGCTAAGTAGTCGCATTTAGGCTCGCGGCGTTGATCCGGCCTTTCGAGACGAACATGTCCGTTAAGCTCGATGTCCTGATCCGGTCGCAAATCGGGCAACTCGTCCGCCTGATATGCATCTATTGCGGCCCAGCGAAATGGCTGCATGATGGCCCACCCAAGCAACAGCGAGACGCCGAATGCCGCCGCGGCGGACGACATGGGCGAAGAGATCGGAAGCAATCGCCGAATCGCCGCTGTGGCGACCAAATAGACGAATGCGGTGGGTGCGAATGAGAGAACCAGCCCAGGCACGATCAAGAGGAAATACCCAAACACCACCAGTTCAGGCAGTGCGATCGCTAGCCCAGCGAGAACGCCGGTGATGAAAATCGCAAACTTCATCCGCAAAATCGTTACAAAGATTAGGTTCGGCGCGGGGTGACCGATCGAATCGCAATCGTCGATCGCTCGCAACCAAAACGAGCGTCTGCCACTCAGAAATCTAGCTTGCTGCTAGTCGACAGGCCAGGATTTTCAAATTCCTGAATTCCCGGCCTCCTCAGGTTCGGTGCTGGGAATTGGCAGTGGGCTCAGCAGGCGGCGTGCCGAACAGAATTGGCTAGCTGCCCAAACAACCACTACTCGCTGTCATCGCTGCGCGGCTCGACGAATTGCACGTCGCTTTCAGTGTTAATTCAAACTGAATGGCGGAGGGAAACGTTCGTCTTCTGCCTCGTTGCCCTGAAACGATTGTTCCTCGTTCGATACCGAATGCAACGTTACCGCACCGGTCTTAAGCAAACGGATCAATTCGCAGGCTCTCGCGTCCACGTCGGGCTGAGCAAGCAGTTGCAGTTTCGCTTCGACGTCGAACGGCAACGTGTAAGAGATGATGTCGGTGATCGGGCCGAGTCCCATTTGCCCGGCCATCAACTCGTGCAAATTCTGTTGCACATTGGCGCTCGCCGGAATTACTTCGCCAAATGCATTGAGCAGTTCGCGTTTCAACTCCATTCGATCTTCCGCACCGATGGGCGGATAGATGTCATGATTCACATCGACTTCCGCGATTCGAAACGGACGGCCGGCATCCATTTCGTAAACCAATTTAGCTCGCTTGGTTCCCACTAACAAAATGTTGTGGCGGTCATCGCCAAGGTCGGCATGCGAGACGATTCGGCCGATGCAGACAGTCGTCGCGATCGGCGGTGATTGATCCGGCATCGTCGTGATTCCGCCAGTCAACGTCGCCATCGCGATCAACCGATCGCCGGCCAATGACTCGGCCAGCATTTCGGTATAGCGTGGTTCGAACACGTGCAATGGCTGCATCGCGTGAGGAAACAACACCAACTCGGGCAACGGAAACAAACGAACTCGACCATCAAAATCATCAGGCAGCCGGGTTACATCGTCCATGTTGTGCATCACGTCAACCGAAAACAGAGCCAAGCCCCAGACAGTTGCCAGGGCGATTGCAAGGAAACGGATCAGTCGCTGCTGGAAAACGACATTAACAGTTGCAGCACGTACCAGAACAAAAGCACGACCGATGCGAACAGCGCCAGCGAAGCTGCGACGTACTGTGACGTGTTGTAGTGATGCAGCACGTTCGAGGTGTCGTACAGGATGTAGCCGCACGAGAGCGCCACCATCAATCCGCTGAACCACAGTCCGAGGGAAAACCCGAACGCGATTCCGGCGAAGATAACGCCCATTGCAACCAAGCCACCGAGGGCCAGGAACTTGCCCCAGCTCGCAAAGTCAGCACCAGTGACGAACACAAACGCCGTTAGTCCGATGAAGCAAATCGCTGTGATCGCGGCTGCCATGATCGGCAGGTTCGGCTCGCCCATCACGCGGATGCAAATGTAAAGCATCGGCAATAAAATGATCGCTTGAGCGCCAACGTACAGGCCGAGCCCAGCGTACTGCATCGCTTTCGAAGTGTTGCTGCTTGCCCAGCTGCGGGCGATCCAACTGACACCCATGAAAATCCCCAGCACAATCATCCATCCCCAACCGCCGAGCATTCGGCCGACTAGGGCGTTCATTGTTGCGGCGGGCACGACGGCGAACAAAACAAACTCGATCGCGATCAGAGCCAGGATTGCCCCGGTCATGTGCGCGTATGTCTTGCGGATGAACGCCATACGTTCGTTTTCGGCAGCAAAGGCGGCCGGAGTGTCCATCGAAGAGACGGCGTACGGGTTGGGGCTGTCCACTTGCATCGCGGTATTTTCCTGGATCGTTGGTTCGGGGGGGAAGCGTCCGCGGTTGGCAAGATTTATCAATCTTTCCGGCGCCGCGTCCTCTACCCATAATATACGCAGGCTTGTCAGGGCGGTGGGAGAGTAAATGATTGACGAAGCGATCACGATGTCAGAGAATATGAAGATTCAATGAGGCGACCGCTTCGAATTGCGATCGAATCGACGTCATTTCTCCCTGAACTTAGACCCAGGCTTGGTAAACATGCTCCTCTCAGGCGACGAGATTCGGCGGCGACAGAACGACTCCATTCGGATTGAACCGTTCGACGAGTCGCGGCTGAACCCGAACAGCTACAACCTGTCGCTTCACAACGAATTGCTCGTTTACGAAGAGGTCGTGCTCGATGCGGCCTCGCCGAGCCGGTATCGTCGTCTTGAAATCCCCGACGAAGGGCTAACCCTGCAGCCAAACCAGCTTTATCTCGGACGGACAGTCGAGTTCACTGAAACCCATGGCGTCGTGCCAATGCTTCAAGGCCGCAGTTCGCTTGGTCGTCTCGGGTTATTCGTCAATCCGGGCGGCAGCATGGGTGACGAGGGATACTGCGGAACTTGGACGCTGCAAATGTACTGCGTCCAGCCGGTTCGGATCTACGCAGGCATGGAGGTATGCCAGATCTGCTATCTAGGCTTGGAAGGAACCTGCAAGGGATACTCAAGCGATAAGTACCAAAACAGCCGCGATATCAAGCCCAGCCAAATGTTTCGTGAACTTGGCGCGGACAACAGCGACACGCAATTGGAATTGAAGTTCGACGAACTTCTGCACGGCGTGCGCTAGTCGTGCGGCGATTTCGCACCGGTGTTTACTGTCGTGTGCTCAGCGTTCCCTTTTCGCAGGGCCAGCATGTCAGCGCCAACAACGTTGAAACTGCCGCGACCACTGCGGTTTCAACTCGCAGCACCCGGCCTCCGATGCTTGCCATCACAAACCCTTGTTCACGAATGAGGTTCCGTTCGCGATCCGACCAGCCTCGTTCGGATCCGACCAACAAACACGTTGCATGATTGCCTGGATCAATTGCCGACGACAGACTGCAAGTTGCTTCGTAGTTATCAAGGCAGATCCTCGAAATCGGCGGACGGGCGGTCACCGGTTCATCCGCGATCGTTTGGGCAAGCGTTCGGTCGAATCGGACGGCTGGCAGACTGGTTTCAAACGCTTGTGAGACCGCGCTCGTCACGATTTCTTGGTATTCGCCAGACGACCAGAGTTGGCTTGATGCGTACGACCGCTCGCCCGACTCGGTCAACACAAACTCAATCGACCTGACGCCCAAACTCGCCAGCGACCGCAGCACAAAACGACAAGTCTGTGGCCGACTGATTCCGACCACAACGTCGACCGGATACAGCCCGCCCGCAGGTTCCATGGTGTCGAACTCGACCGGCAGCCGGCCACCTGTTTCGACGCCGAATTTTGCTTTGCCGCGCATCCCATTGATCACGCCAGCGTCAAAATACTGTCCATC harbors:
- a CDS encoding DUF7133 domain-containing protein is translated as MLQRSIAFALVLFLPCLSLTKAQSQSSKAPPLTPEQSIATMQIQPGYRVIPVLTEPQIHEPTAIAWDGDGRMYVVEMRTYMQDIDGTGEMKRGSRVSRHEDTDGDGEYDKHTVFADNLLVPRMVLPLLDRVIIGETNTLDLKSYQDTNDDGVADKIEMWHELGPRAGNMEHQPSGLIWNIDNWIYTTYSQHRLRLSNGKVIQEPLPYGAGQWGLTQDNVGRMFFSTAGGENPAHNFQQPIVYGKLDLPGEQADGFREVYPIDNVPDVQGGLKRVRDDGSLNWFTGCCGQSIYRGNRLPPDVDGDLFICEPVGRLIRRAKVANDEGRIVVSNAYDKQEFIAATDPNFRPVNSATGPDGCLYIVDMYRGIIQEGAWVREGSYLREVVQEYELDKNIGRGRIFRVDQGSTKRGSQPRMLDETPVQLVAHLSNPNGWWRDEAQKLIILHGDKSVLPELQHLARSGSDPLGRLHALWTLEGLDAADSELLLQGFGDSDARVRAAAVRIAETRLDSDSQLARGVAALVRDESPDVVIQTLLSAIRGKHAQADRIVAEILSSHPSNKWIASIEQQVRAGMAAIEAEQRKHAEMAERNKALAESVVQGKAIFSTLCVTCHGADGNVKKPPAYSREISAVEIVLISGRELLDANSGLVRGRLVTFCGSWKKFVAPPGRAIFVPNLNRGCSTAKSFERRHHLEDATLADKAREPEKPFRTGISQY
- a CDS encoding OPT family oligopeptide transporter, whose amino-acid sequence is MSSNLTEKPADHATKSTAEITVRVVVLGLILSVVMGAANVYVGLKAGMTVSASIPAAVMAMLLFRLFFKNSSILEANQVQTCASAGESLAAGIIFTMPAMILIGYWTEFDYWTVTLVAFTGGLLGILFMIPMRKVFVVNNDELKYPEAVACATVLQAGEADEEDGAGTSLIVGGVLGGLVKVFGGFLGLISGSLETAGISGSRIFYFGGDLSPMLIAVGFIVRLNVAILIFIGGAMAWLIGIPLLGGALTGDGADGAVDQAYGIWSSQMRYVGVGAMVVGGFSALIAVRHGLVAAVAHLWNGMTGDQDAVQEDIDRDIPSWAVLLLGLLCVALLAMMNYWFTNNAGITLLSTTVMLVMGFFFTAVASYIVGLVGNSNSPVSGMTITAVLVAGGLLYLANYTGMDGMVATLGIAAIVCCVACTSGDVCNDLKTGALVGASPFRQQMMQIAGVSVAAFVMAPVLTLLHEHGGGIGSKELSAPQAGLFASLAKGFAGEGELPWMMIGIGAGLGFAILLIDEVLKRSGATFRAHLMPIAVGMYLPFGLATPILIGGLIAYFYSKDKPEKEHDAVLHRGVLFSSGVIAGEALTAVGIAGLAALGIQSLKLGLSPGMVTMLSCLAAVLIVIVFVVMSKPIPQNKK
- a CDS encoding macro domain-containing protein codes for the protein MKINIQVGDVLKVAADVLISTANPWLNLSGGVNGAILSAVGPTIQDELHAYLKSHAISAVPAGTVVRSRAGNLPFDCILHAVAIDPFYDSSIELVRKTVVSALDLAIRAGAKTISTPTLATGYGPMAIADFGTAVAPLADNPKFDEISFTIVVRSEDHLSELANAISVARVQA
- a CDS encoding LON peptidase substrate-binding domain-containing protein yields the protein MDDVTRLPDDFDGRVRLFPLPELVLFPHAMQPLHVFEPRYTEMLAESLAGDRLIAMATLTGGITTMPDQSPPIATTVCIGRIVSHADLGDDRHNILLVGTKRAKLVYEMDAGRPFRIAEVDVNHDIYPPIGAEDRMELKRELLNAFGEVIPASANVQQNLHELMAGQMGLGPITDIISYTLPFDVEAKLQLLAQPDVDARACELIRLLKTGAVTLHSVSNEEQSFQGNEAEDERFPPPFSLN
- a CDS encoding Bax inhibitor-1/YccA family protein produces the protein MQVDSPNPYAVSSMDTPAAFAAENERMAFIRKTYAHMTGAILALIAIEFVLFAVVPAATMNALVGRMLGGWGWMIVLGIFMGVSWIARSWASSNTSKAMQYAGLGLYVGAQAIILLPMLYICIRVMGEPNLPIMAAAITAICFIGLTAFVFVTGADFASWGKFLALGGLVAMGVIFAGIAFGFSLGLWFSGLMVALSCGYILYDTSNVLHHYNTSQYVAASLALFASVVLLFWYVLQLLMSFSSSD
- the dcd gene encoding dCTP deaminase, which gives rise to MLLSGDEIRRRQNDSIRIEPFDESRLNPNSYNLSLHNELLVYEEVVLDAASPSRYRRLEIPDEGLTLQPNQLYLGRTVEFTETHGVVPMLQGRSSLGRLGLFVNPGGSMGDEGYCGTWTLQMYCVQPVRIYAGMEVCQICYLGLEGTCKGYSSDKYQNSRDIKPSQMFRELGADNSDTQLELKFDELLHGVR
- a CDS encoding RsmE family RNA methyltransferase, with the translated sequence MNIVLFTEEERVHGVDPDDHRVTHVRRVLSIHDGQYFDAGVINGMRGKAKFGVETGGRLPVEFDTMEPAGGLYPVDVVVGISRPQTCRFVLRSLASLGVRSIEFVLTESGERSYASSQLWSSGEYQEIVTSAVSQAFETSLPAVRFDRTLAQTIADEPVTARPPISRICLDNYEATCSLSSAIDPGNHATCLLVGSERGWSDRERNLIREQGFVMASIGGRVLRVETAVVAAVSTLLALTCWPCEKGTLSTRQ